A part of Paenibacillus sp. sptzw28 genomic DNA contains:
- a CDS encoding response regulator transcription factor: MKPKVLIVEDEWRIRELIADYLEEEGLDWCECDRGDIALESFLQHTPQLVILDILMPGLDGYDVCEAIRAKSDVPIIFLTAKSEEDDELLGYDLGADDYMTKPFSPKVLAAKVKALLKRSETVRKALSSGNDGERMELEELMLNVTAREAELGGSPLVLSPKEFDLLLHFIRNRNRVLSRDMLLDAVWGYDYEGDIRTVDTHVKRLRQKLGDRAGWIVTLRGNGYRMKVMP, from the coding sequence GTGAAACCGAAGGTGTTGATTGTCGAGGACGAATGGCGTATCCGCGAATTAATCGCCGATTATTTGGAGGAAGAGGGCCTGGACTGGTGTGAATGCGATCGGGGTGACATCGCCTTGGAAAGTTTCCTGCAGCATACGCCACAGCTTGTAATTCTCGATATTTTGATGCCGGGTCTGGACGGCTATGACGTGTGCGAAGCGATCCGGGCCAAATCGGATGTACCGATCATATTTCTGACGGCTAAATCCGAAGAAGACGATGAACTGCTCGGATATGATCTTGGCGCCGACGATTACATGACGAAGCCGTTTAGCCCCAAAGTACTCGCGGCGAAAGTGAAGGCTTTGCTGAAACGGTCGGAGACGGTGAGAAAGGCGCTGTCCAGCGGCAATGACGGAGAACGGATGGAATTGGAGGAGCTGATGTTGAATGTGACGGCGAGGGAAGCGGAGCTCGGAGGCTCTCCTCTAGTCCTCTCTCCGAAAGAATTCGATTTGCTGCTCCATTTCATCCGCAATCGCAATCGCGTACTCAGCCGCGATATGCTGCTTGACGCCGTTTGGGGTTATGATTATGAGGGAGATATCCGGACGGTCGATACTCATGTGAAACGTCTTCGGCAAAAACTTGGTGACCGTGCCGGGTGGATCGTTACCTTGAGGGGGAACGGGTACCGGATGAAGGTGATGCCGTGA